A window from Bdellovibrionales bacterium encodes these proteins:
- a CDS encoding ATP-binding cassette domain-containing protein yields MKNTTWNRLYSIAKPEIKFLIWGLIFLILSSGAGLAYPQMVRWMVDNVLQPKRMDLLLPVVLGLFAAFTLQGIASSARYYLFTLSGERMVIRLRKRLYSQILSQEVSFFDFNRTGDLMSRLSSDCTTLQNTVSVNVSQGLRNLGQVVGGLAFMFYTSWKLSSLMLVLIPPIALVTAIFGKNIRKYSKESQAALADASIVADETISGVRTVKSFVQEANETSRYNEAMEVALKFVRLRIRAIAIFMTIAMIVGLGAISFVLWYGGREVVLDHLSIGDITQFLLYLMLVAIGVGSLASLWGDMMAGIGASQRVFEILERTPAVVDEGRTLDTFRGEVSFNSVGFKYPSRQDIEVLKGIDLQIHPGQVVALVGSSGSGKTTIASLLPRFYEPSSGEILLDGEKLSSLKPGWLREQIGMVSQEPILISSTIEENIRYGKPNATKQEVEEAAKAANALEFIERFPEGFQTRVGEKGLQLSGGQKQRVAIARAVLKNPKMLILDEATSNLDTASEYLVQEALQRLMVNRTTLVIAHRLATVKNADVIFVVHEGRIVQRGTHDELVAKPEGLYYQLLQRQFQ; encoded by the coding sequence ATGAAGAATACCACTTGGAACCGACTCTATTCTATTGCGAAACCTGAAATTAAATTTCTGATCTGGGGTTTGATTTTCCTGATCCTTTCCAGTGGTGCTGGGCTTGCGTATCCGCAGATGGTGCGCTGGATGGTCGACAATGTTCTTCAGCCGAAGCGCATGGATTTGCTTTTGCCGGTGGTGCTGGGACTCTTTGCCGCGTTCACATTGCAAGGCATTGCTTCGAGTGCGCGCTATTATCTTTTCACCCTGAGCGGTGAGCGCATGGTGATCCGCCTGCGCAAACGCCTTTACAGCCAAATCCTTTCACAAGAAGTGTCATTCTTTGATTTTAACCGCACCGGGGACCTAATGAGCCGCCTGTCTTCGGACTGCACGACTTTGCAAAACACCGTGAGCGTGAATGTATCGCAAGGTTTGCGCAACTTGGGCCAAGTCGTCGGCGGACTCGCATTTATGTTTTATACTTCATGGAAGCTGTCGTCGCTGATGCTGGTATTGATTCCGCCAATCGCGCTCGTGACGGCGATCTTTGGTAAAAACATTCGTAAGTACTCGAAAGAATCCCAGGCAGCCCTTGCAGATGCCAGCATCGTCGCTGATGAGACGATCTCGGGTGTACGTACGGTGAAGTCCTTTGTTCAAGAAGCCAACGAAACGAGCCGCTACAACGAAGCGATGGAAGTGGCACTCAAATTTGTTCGCCTCCGTATTCGTGCGATTGCTATTTTCATGACAATCGCGATGATCGTGGGCTTGGGCGCGATTTCTTTCGTGTTGTGGTATGGAGGCCGTGAGGTCGTTCTCGATCACTTGTCGATCGGGGATATTACTCAGTTCTTGTTATACTTGATGCTCGTTGCAATCGGTGTCGGCAGTCTTGCGAGTCTTTGGGGTGACATGATGGCCGGCATCGGAGCCAGTCAGCGCGTGTTTGAAATCCTGGAGAGAACTCCGGCCGTTGTTGACGAGGGCCGCACGCTCGACACATTCCGCGGTGAAGTGAGTTTTAATAGCGTCGGATTTAAGTATCCTTCTCGTCAAGATATTGAAGTGCTCAAAGGGATTGATCTGCAAATTCATCCGGGGCAAGTGGTGGCTCTGGTCGGCTCTTCAGGCAGCGGTAAAACCACGATCGCGAGTCTTTTGCCAAGGTTCTATGAACCCAGCTCCGGAGAAATTCTTTTGGACGGTGAGAAGCTCAGCTCGTTGAAACCAGGCTGGCTGCGCGAGCAGATCGGGATGGTTTCACAAGAGCCGATTCTGATTTCATCCACCATCGAAGAAAACATCCGCTACGGAAAACCAAATGCGACGAAGCAAGAGGTTGAAGAAGCCGCAAAAGCCGCGAACGCTCTCGAATTCATAGAGCGTTTCCCTGAAGGATTCCAAACCCGTGTCGGCGAAAAAGGTCTGCAGCTTTCCGGCGGGCAAAAGCAGCGCGTGGCCATCGCGCGCGCGGTTTTGAAGAACCCAAAGATGCTGATCCTCGATGAAGCGACCAGCAATCTCGATACGGCGAGCGAGTATCTGGTCCAAGAAGCCTTGCAAAGACTCATGGTGAATCGCACCACACTTGTCATTGCCCATCGTCTGGCCACCGTGAAGAACGCGGATGTGATTTTCGTTGTCCACGAAGGCCGTATTGTGCAGAGAGGCACCCATGACGAGCTTGTCGCCAAGCCGGAAGGGCTTTACTATCAACTATTACAAAGACAATTTCAGTAG
- the eno gene encoding phosphopyruvate hydratase: protein MSEITNVVSREILDSRGNPTVEVEVHTSLGNIGRAAVPSGASTGAHEACELRDGDKKRFQGKGVFKAVDNVREKLAPEIMGLPVTDQVYIDKILREVDGTENKSNLGANAILGVSLAVAKAAALDVKLPLYRYVGGSQACRLPVPLMNLINGGAHANNGMDVQEFMIVPTVNNSYAESLRAGAEIFHTLKKILGKKGLSTAVGDEGGFAPKLGTNQEALDLLVEAIHEAGYEPGQNVFLALDVAATEMYKDGKYQWQGNLITAKELQAVYKSWSEKYPLVSIEDGFSEDDWDGWAATTAELGSHLQLVGDDLFVTNPKRLRMGIEKKTANALLVKVNQIGTLTETFEAVNLAQRNKYKTVMSHRSGETEDTTIADLAVALNCQQIKTGSLCRSERIAKYNQLLRIEEDLAGMGIYWDKAAFR from the coding sequence ATGTCTGAGATTACGAATGTCGTCTCCCGTGAGATTTTAGATAGCCGTGGAAACCCAACAGTTGAGGTTGAGGTTCACACGAGCCTTGGCAACATCGGCCGTGCCGCTGTTCCATCAGGTGCATCAACGGGTGCTCACGAAGCTTGCGAGCTTCGCGATGGCGACAAAAAACGTTTTCAAGGCAAAGGTGTTTTCAAAGCCGTAGATAACGTTCGCGAGAAGCTTGCTCCAGAAATCATGGGCTTGCCAGTGACGGACCAAGTTTACATCGACAAAATCTTGCGCGAAGTGGACGGCACTGAAAATAAATCAAACTTGGGGGCGAACGCGATCCTGGGTGTGTCTTTGGCGGTGGCGAAAGCGGCGGCTTTGGACGTGAAACTTCCTTTGTACCGTTATGTCGGTGGCTCACAAGCTTGCCGCCTTCCGGTTCCTTTGATGAATCTCATCAACGGCGGTGCTCACGCCAATAACGGCATGGACGTTCAAGAGTTCATGATCGTGCCGACGGTGAATAACTCTTACGCGGAATCTCTCCGTGCAGGCGCTGAGATCTTCCACACGCTCAAAAAAATCCTTGGTAAAAAAGGTCTTTCAACGGCAGTCGGTGACGAAGGTGGTTTCGCTCCTAAGCTCGGTACGAACCAAGAAGCTTTGGACCTGTTGGTTGAAGCGATTCACGAAGCAGGCTATGAGCCAGGTCAGAACGTGTTCTTGGCTTTGGACGTTGCTGCGACTGAAATGTACAAAGACGGTAAATACCAATGGCAGGGCAATTTGATCACTGCGAAAGAATTGCAAGCTGTTTACAAATCTTGGTCTGAAAAATATCCGCTCGTTTCTATCGAAGACGGTTTCTCTGAAGACGACTGGGACGGTTGGGCAGCGACGACTGCTGAGCTGGGCTCGCACTTGCAATTGGTGGGCGACGATTTGTTCGTAACCAATCCAAAACGTCTGCGTATGGGGATTGAAAAGAAAACGGCAAATGCATTGCTCGTGAAAGTAAACCAAATCGGAACGCTCACAGAGACTTTCGAAGCCGTGAATCTCGCGCAAAGAAATAAGTATAAAACTGTGATGTCTCACCGTTCTGGTGAAACAGAAGATACAACGATCGCGGACTTGGCAGTGGCTTTGAACTGCCAACAAATCAAAACGGGCAGCTTGTGCCGTTCTGAACGTATCGCGAAGTACAACCAATTGCTCAGAATCGAAGAAGATCTCGCGGGCATGGGTATTTACTGGGATAAAGCAGCCTTCCGCTAG
- a CDS encoding glutaredoxin, translated as MRNIMSENRIDSNALKAIEGFHTEIVAEVEKAIATHEWVIVGMAQNPVVKKARKYLFDKGIPFHYIEHGSYFSKWKQRLAIKLWSGWPTFPQVFHRGKLIGGFADLKKYNPPAN; from the coding sequence ATGAGAAACATCATGAGCGAAAACCGCATCGACAGCAACGCCCTCAAAGCCATTGAAGGCTTTCACACTGAGATCGTTGCAGAAGTTGAAAAAGCTATTGCGACTCACGAGTGGGTGATCGTCGGCATGGCTCAAAACCCGGTCGTAAAGAAAGCCCGTAAATATCTTTTCGATAAAGGCATTCCATTTCACTACATCGAGCACGGCAGTTATTTTTCTAAATGGAAACAGCGCTTAGCGATCAAACTCTGGTCCGGCTGGCCGACCTTTCCGCAAGTTTTCCACAGGGGAAAACTCATCGGGGGCTTTGCTGATTTGAAAAAATACAACCCGCCAGCGAATTAA
- a CDS encoding chalcone isomerase family protein, whose protein sequence is MKSALIALTAILSLGLSANAALLKLDPGQKSNNGVTISTGGTATIDGKDFQLTTVGSGLRSKKVLVANVKVYVAQLLVSNPNSFVRKDADALKSLEDSQTVAMQLSFLRSVEADKVKVSFRDAFDANNVDINNPAIKQLLAAVEKGGDATANGTLTFVANKHSDGTETLIYEDTAGKQVTVKGDKGLTHDVFSMWLGNPADDGIAALKKSLLQE, encoded by the coding sequence ATGAAATCAGCTTTGATCGCTTTGACGGCTATTTTGTCTCTTGGTCTCTCTGCAAACGCAGCTCTTTTGAAACTCGATCCGGGTCAAAAATCTAATAACGGTGTCACTATCTCCACCGGCGGCACAGCCACAATTGATGGCAAGGATTTCCAACTGACGACGGTCGGTTCGGGACTTCGCAGCAAAAAAGTTCTCGTAGCGAACGTAAAAGTTTATGTGGCGCAACTATTGGTGAGCAATCCGAACTCATTTGTCCGCAAAGACGCTGATGCCCTGAAATCCTTAGAGGACAGCCAAACCGTGGCAATGCAGCTTTCTTTCTTGCGCTCTGTGGAGGCTGATAAAGTGAAGGTTTCTTTCCGTGATGCTTTTGATGCAAACAACGTCGACATCAACAATCCAGCCATCAAGCAACTCTTGGCTGCGGTTGAAAAAGGTGGCGATGCGACTGCAAACGGCACTTTGACTTTCGTTGCGAACAAACACTCTGACGGCACTGAAACTTTGATCTACGAAGACACCGCGGGCAAGCAAGTGACTGTTAAAGGCGATAAAGGTCTGACTCACGATGTGTTCTCTATGTGGCTCGGTAACCCAGCTGACGACGGCATCGCTGCTTTGAAAAAATCTCTTCTTCAGGAATAA
- a CDS encoding CpaF family protein, producing MSMEPSNVFKDAIRNNLGPVLPYLEDKTVSEILINGHKEIFVERKGKLERVPVSFTDEDALRAAVNSIAQSVGRRINDENPRLDARLPDGSRIAAVIPPVSRKGTTVSIRKFTNNKISFADYIKFGAISEDGARFLDICMFLGKNIIVSGGTGSGKTTLLSLLCTRIPKGQRIIVIEDSSELQVDYDHVVMFETRQGNELGKGEVTIKDLLKSSLRLRPDRIIVGEVRSSEALELLNAMNTGHKGCMGTVHANSPEDGIVRIEALAQGGDSQISEKALRSQVVSAIEIIIQVSRYSDGSRRIGAISEVLGILPDGNYDVRHIFQMSRMTRRADGTLDGKLEPTGYIPSFMSEIIDNKLPFPQSKFNKAA from the coding sequence ATGTCGATGGAGCCGTCAAACGTATTCAAAGATGCAATCCGGAACAATTTGGGTCCGGTTTTGCCGTATTTGGAAGACAAGACGGTGTCTGAGATCCTCATCAACGGTCACAAAGAAATTTTCGTTGAGCGCAAAGGCAAACTCGAAAGAGTTCCTGTGAGTTTCACCGACGAAGATGCCCTTCGTGCCGCTGTGAACAGTATCGCTCAAAGTGTCGGCCGTCGTATCAACGACGAAAATCCGCGCCTCGATGCACGCTTGCCGGATGGCTCGCGTATCGCAGCGGTGATTCCGCCGGTTTCCCGTAAGGGCACGACGGTGAGCATCCGTAAATTCACCAACAATAAAATTTCATTCGCAGACTACATTAAATTCGGCGCAATCAGTGAAGATGGCGCGCGTTTCTTGGATATCTGCATGTTCCTGGGTAAAAACATTATCGTCAGCGGTGGTACCGGTTCTGGTAAAACTACGTTGCTGAGCCTTCTCTGCACGCGCATTCCAAAAGGTCAGCGTATCATCGTGATCGAGGACTCGAGCGAATTGCAAGTGGACTACGATCACGTTGTGATGTTTGAAACTCGCCAAGGCAATGAACTCGGTAAGGGTGAAGTGACGATCAAAGATCTTTTAAAGAGCTCTTTACGTCTCCGCCCGGACCGCATCATCGTTGGTGAGGTTCGTTCTTCCGAAGCTTTGGAATTGCTGAACGCAATGAACACCGGCCATAAAGGTTGCATGGGCACAGTCCACGCGAATTCACCAGAAGACGGTATCGTGCGCATTGAAGCTCTCGCTCAGGGCGGGGATTCGCAGATCAGCGAAAAGGCTTTGCGCTCACAAGTGGTGAGCGCGATTGAAATCATTATTCAAGTGTCTCGTTACTCAGACGGTTCACGCCGTATCGGCGCGATCAGTGAAGTTTTGGGAATCTTGCCAGATGGAAACTATGACGTGCGCCACATCTTCCAGATGTCCCGCATGACTCGCAGAGCAGACGGCACTCTCGATGGCAAACTCGAGCCAACGGGCTATATCCCGTCCTTCATGAGCGAGATCATCGACAACAAGCTCCCATTCCCCCAATCCAAATTCAATAAAGCCGCCTAA
- a CDS encoding cytochrome, giving the protein MFLQGDLQAVFDALYTIGAIDPVLKMDWEQVTNEMAENPQLVIEAMEVVNSCQGNQSLLVQKLHMMDSRAVNYIAMEVAREFVEFQDRSSDLH; this is encoded by the coding sequence ATGTTCTTACAAGGTGATCTTCAAGCGGTATTTGATGCTCTTTATACAATTGGTGCGATTGATCCGGTTTTAAAAATGGACTGGGAACAAGTCACTAATGAAATGGCAGAAAATCCTCAATTGGTCATTGAAGCCATGGAAGTCGTTAATTCTTGTCAGGGGAATCAATCTCTCCTTGTTCAAAAACTTCACATGATGGACTCAAGAGCTGTTAACTACATTGCAATGGAGGTTGCTCGTGAATTCGTTGAATTCCAAGATCGCAGCAGCGATTTGCACTAG
- a CDS encoding thioredoxin domain-containing protein — protein sequence MAFVLTNCAPSAKQIKDAVEKDPSIVFVAIEKYPDQFIEVVNKAAQEAQRKSQDKAIAEETKKRDEEFANPLKPVIEDGRVIFGNKDAKVTIVEYSDFECPYCSKGFQTIKQVRSEYPNDVRIVFKHLPLDFHPQAMPAAKYFEAVARQDAAKAEKFHDAVFENQGELRAKGEEFLKNTAKKVGADMKKLDKDLKDPSLMTRINADMEEAKKFNFSGTPGFLINGVSLRGAYPYPEFKTIIDRHLGKTDETKKQ from the coding sequence ATGGCATTCGTACTCACTAACTGTGCCCCATCTGCAAAACAAATTAAGGACGCTGTCGAAAAAGATCCAAGCATCGTTTTCGTTGCGATCGAAAAGTACCCAGACCAATTCATCGAAGTGGTGAATAAAGCTGCTCAAGAAGCTCAAAGAAAATCTCAAGACAAAGCCATCGCCGAAGAAACTAAAAAACGTGACGAAGAGTTCGCAAATCCTTTGAAGCCAGTGATCGAAGACGGCCGCGTTATCTTTGGTAACAAAGACGCGAAAGTAACAATCGTTGAATACTCTGATTTCGAGTGCCCATACTGCTCAAAAGGTTTCCAAACTATTAAGCAAGTTCGCAGCGAATATCCAAATGATGTTCGTATCGTATTCAAGCACTTGCCTTTGGATTTCCATCCTCAAGCAATGCCAGCTGCTAAGTACTTCGAAGCGGTTGCAAGACAAGATGCTGCTAAAGCAGAAAAGTTCCATGACGCTGTTTTCGAAAACCAAGGCGAACTTCGCGCTAAAGGTGAAGAGTTCTTGAAAAACACTGCTAAAAAAGTTGGCGCCGACATGAAGAAATTGGATAAAGATCTGAAAGATCCAAGCCTCATGACTCGTATCAACGCTGATATGGAAGAAGCTAAGAAGTTCAACTTCTCTGGAACTCCAGGCTTCTTGATCAACGGTGTTTCTCTCCGTGGCGCTTATCCTTACCCAGAATTCAAAACGATCATCGATCGTCACTTGGGTAAAACTGACGAGACTAAGAAACAGTAA
- a CDS encoding cupredoxin domain-containing protein — protein MITPVTRAWEVDLSRRQLDFNRVTDQSRLPASTTTDETQSLFGQVFDSVEPTQDIVILNTEKGFVPDTIRVKKGNSYRIHVVNVNQKDKNVSFVLDAFSEHHNTVYGQERVFNLNPKADGVFSYQCPETAVQGRVIVISNSSDSERKPASN, from the coding sequence CTGATCACTCCAGTGACTCGCGCCTGGGAAGTGGATTTGTCTCGCCGACAACTCGATTTCAATCGCGTGACAGATCAAAGCCGTTTGCCTGCAAGCACAACGACGGATGAAACCCAAAGCCTCTTTGGCCAGGTTTTCGACAGCGTTGAGCCGACTCAGGATATCGTGATTCTTAATACTGAAAAAGGTTTCGTGCCAGACACAATCCGCGTGAAGAAGGGTAATAGCTACCGCATTCACGTTGTGAACGTGAACCAAAAAGATAAAAACGTCAGCTTCGTTTTGGATGCTTTCTCTGAACATCACAATACCGTGTATGGCCAAGAACGCGTTTTCAATTTGAATCCAAAAGCGGATGGTGTGTTCTCGTATCAGTGTCCAGAAACTGCGGTTCAAGGCCGCGTAATTGTGATTTCTAATTCTTCAGATTCCGAGCGTAAACCCGCTTCGAACTAG